A single window of Hylaeus volcanicus isolate JK05 chromosome 8, UHH_iyHylVolc1.0_haploid, whole genome shotgun sequence DNA harbors:
- the LOC128881275 gene encoding protein dj-1beta-like, with the protein MLSVLGRVLSHFTHSVHKVPTILLNAKHTVDMAKKTAILLIADGSEEMEAVITADVLRRAGIDVTLAGLTDAPCIKCSRDVKICADTSLKDAVNQKYDVVILPGGLGGSKAFASSAEVGKLLQQQEKEDRVIAAICAAPTALKAHGIAKGKQLTSYPSMKDQLTDEYKYLEDKVVTDGNLITSRGPATAFAFGLAIVEKLLDKDTANNVAKGMLYTE; encoded by the exons ATGTTGTCGGTGTTGGGTCGTGTACTTTCACATTTTACGCACTCTGTTCATAAAGttccgacaattttattgaacGCAAAACATACCGTAGACATGGCGAAAAAAACTGCAATTTTGTTGATAGCTGATGGTTCTGAAGAAATGGAAGCTGTGATAACGGCAGACGTTTTACGTCGAGCTGGA attGATGTCACTTTAGCTGGTCTTACTGATGCTCCATGCATAAAATGCAGTCGTGACGTTAAAATTTGTGCTGATACAAGTCTTAAAGATGCAGTTAACCAAAAATATGATGTTGTAATATTGCCTGGTGGTCTCGGCGGTTCTAAAGCTTTTGCATCA TCAGCTGAGGTAGGAAAACTGCTACAACAACAAGAAAAAGAGGACAGAGTTATTGCTGCTATCTGTGCAGCACCAACTGCACTAAAAGCACATGGTATCGCTAAAGGAAAACAACTCACATCCTATCCTTCAATGAAAGATCAATTAACCgatgaatacaaatatttggaAGATAAAGTTGTGACTGATG GTAATCTTATAACTAGCAGAGGTCCAGCAACTGCATTTGCATTTGGTTTGGCTATTGTAGAAAAGTTGCTTGATAAGGATACTGCAAACAATGTGGCAAAAGGAATGTTATAcactgaataa
- the LOC128881271 gene encoding uncharacterized protein LOC128881271, whose translation MFESDDWDLDQDFLNDVDDKSIQLYSATDNNESEPKRRKIDIFSDPISSIDNDVCDVKNVKKCDEDKVSRKNLILSMFNKNFPDKNISQSLLSNSKKSTENNSLKSHSEYIQSSENSQLPRKNLVLGILNKKNVQDKVAKNNIKNLESPKTVPKIKSNSNINLQQQGSTFLNNNIKCQTPKEDIKKKNCLNNDNSKQISSELSRKQLLCNILKQRSVDNAESKNKAAIKPPQVQTNKKMTIVRRFPGPAGLLPDDIDASVSAISYLNSLEENEAVVETNDTDLPEYCSQNTKDLFTEGAWQLMLNDLPDGFLKGYEIATIKQMANANGYSSTKIEFLAGIVERIDHNHENPPIVLKDFTGTIQGIVHRDIPLKYPGLLESNVVILLCDVGLLKISGSLISNKYQILIAPSSLLAIYSNKGKIERTHYMESVLEDVTNGKVEDEDEIDQILTRALEEESLKIEHTNNIKGTMNSTKSTQDINTKSFSCSTDINKTFGNIKKSMNFDSINDISFSVSSKKITDTQKKDFTSLESKIVKHINEEKRQLISNKKETVQNDVQQKSETLLQSLKKYSPNANASKKFSHNSKILQMDVDHPVSVNTCTENVETKMLNDRVPEKMDVEESDVNISHETEAVIKRLHTPCYDEAENIQYNTVKKNKISVRSRLMQFKNTNTLTQSQNADSKSLPNLKNDNELLQENKLAKIPKSSSNVTLYNSTENDSDDEILSQLDMDVIFSNYSK comes from the exons atgtttgaaagtgATGATTGGGATCTCGATCAG GATTTTCTGAATGACGTGGATGATAAATCAATCCAACTTTATTCTGCAACGGACAATAATGAAAGCGAACCGAAAAGACGTAAGATAGACATTTTTAGTGATCCCATTTCTTCAATTGACAATGATGTGTGTGATGtcaagaatgtaaaaaaatgtgaCGAGGATAAAGTATcgagaaagaatttaattcttagTATGTTTAACAAGAATTTTccagacaaaaatatttctcaaagtCTGTTAAGTAATTCAAAAAAGTCcactgaaaataattcattaaaatcacACTCTGAATATATACAGAGCAGTGAAAATAGTCAATTACCTAGGAAAAATTTAGTGCTTGGaatacttaataaaaaaaatgtacaggaTAAAGTTgccaaaaataatataaagaatttagAATCACCTAAGACTGTaccaaaaattaaaagcaataGTAACATTAATCTACAACAACAAGGATCtacatttctaaataataatataaaatgtcaaaCCCCAAAAGaggacattaaaaaaaaaaactgtttaaataaTGACAACAGTAAACAGATATCATCTGAGCTATCTAGAAAACAGTTATTGTGTAACATATTGAAACAACGATCTGTAGATAATGCAGAATCTAAAAATAAGGCTGCAATTAAACCTCCACAAGTACAGACGAATAAAAAGATGACAATAGTCAGAAGGTTTCCTGGTCCAGCTGGTTTACTACCCGATGATATAGATGCCAGTGTTTCTGCTATTTCATACTTAAATAGTTTGGAAGAAAATGAAGCTGTAGTGGAAACAAACGACACTGATCTACCTGAATATTGTTCTCAAAACACAAAAGATCTCTTCACAGAAGGTGCTTGGCAGTTGATGTTAAATGATTTGCCAGATGGGTTTTTAAAAGGATATGAAATTGCTACTATTAAACAAATGGCAAATGCAAATGGTTACAGTAgcacaaaaattgaatttttggcAGGAATAGTAGAGCGCATAGATCATAATCATGAAAATCCTCCTATTGTATTAAAAGACTTTACAGGTACCATTCAAGGAATTGTACATAGAGACATACCACTTAAATATCCTGGTTTATTAGAATCAAATGTTGTCATATTGCTATGTGATGTAGGCTTATTAAAGATTTCTGGTTCCCTtatctcgaataaatatcaaattttaattgcaccTTCAAGTTTGTTAGCTATTTACTCTAACAAGGGTAAAATAGAGCGGACACATTATATGGAATCAGTTTTAGAAGATGTTACAAATGGTAAAGTAGAAGATGAAGATGAGATAGATCAAATTCTTACAAGAGCTCTAGAAGaagaatcattaaaaatagaGCATACTAACAACATTAAGGGAACAATGAATTCTACAAAAAGTACACAagatattaatacaaaaagtttcagtTGTAGTAcagatataaacaaaacatttgggaatattaaaaaatcaatgaatTTTGATTCCATAAATGATATTTCCTTTTCAGTTTCttccaaaaaaattacagatacTCAGAAAAAGGATTTTACTAGTCTAGAGTCTAAAATTGTTAAGCAtataaacgaagaaaagaggcaattaatatcaaataaaaaggaaaccgTGCAAAATGATGTTCAACAAAAATCTGAAACTTTATTacaatctttaaaaaaatattctccaaatgcaaatgcaagtAAAAAGTTTTCccataattcaaaaatattgcaaatggATGTTGATCATCCGGTGTCTGTAAATACCTGCacagaaaatgttgaaacaaaaatgttgaatgatAGGGTTCCTGAAAAAATGGATGTTGAAGAAAGTGATGTAAATATCTCACATGAAACAGAAGCTGTGATCAAACGGTTACATACTCCTTGCTATGACGAagctgaaaatattcaatataatactgtgaaaaagaataaaatttcagttaGATCGCGACTAATgcagtttaaaaatacaaatacgttAACCCAATCACAGAACGCTGATTCTAAGTCTCTACCAAATTTAAAGAATGACAACGAATTActtcaagaaaataaactggcaaaaattccaaaatctTCATCCAATGTAACACTTTATAATAGTACTGAAAATGATTCTGATGATGAAATATTGTCTCAATTAGATATGGAcgttatttttagtaattatagtaaataa